One region of Rhodospirillaceae bacterium genomic DNA includes:
- the phaC gene encoding class I poly(R)-hydroxyalkanoic acid synthase, with protein MSRIAEQSQRLMQEFLSRHAHDFSIGPDATSLGRAFLEMTTRMMGDPAKLLEAQVSLWQDYMNLWQSTAARMMGQEPEPVIAPAKDDRRFKDAAWNDNQVFDYIKQSYLLTARWMQNTVRTVEGLDDKTAKKVDFYTRQFVDAMAPSNFVMTNPEVLRTTIESRGENLVKGLENLLEDLERGNGKLKISMTDQEAFEIGKNVAVQPGKVVFQNELLQLIQYAPTTEKVAKRPLLIIPPWINKYYILDLKPQNSFVKWAVDQGQTVFMISWVNPDEKLAQKSFVDYMLQGPLAAIEAITKGLGEKSVNVIGYCLGGTLLSCLLSYLETKKRSDLIASATFLTTMIDFAEAGELSIFIDEEQLTALEDKMNERGYLEGHEMAATFNMLRANDLIWSFVINNYLLGKEPFPFDLLYWNSDSTRMPAAMHSFYLRNMYQKNLLIQPGGIELDGVKIDLTKIAQPSFVLATREDHIAPWVAAYAATQTYKGPVTFVLAASGHIAGVVNPPASGKYSHWIGKSNKNYPAKPEDWFQSADQHPGSWWPEWQKWISGFSDGQVDARQPGTGKLKAIEDAPGSYVKVTAQ; from the coding sequence ATGAGTCGCATCGCTGAACAGTCGCAAAGGTTGATGCAGGAATTCCTCAGCCGGCATGCCCATGACTTCAGCATCGGGCCGGATGCCACCAGCCTCGGCCGCGCCTTCCTGGAAATGACCACGCGAATGATGGGCGATCCGGCCAAGCTGCTCGAGGCGCAGGTCTCGCTCTGGCAGGACTACATGAATTTGTGGCAGTCCACGGCCGCCCGCATGATGGGGCAGGAGCCGGAACCGGTCATTGCCCCCGCCAAGGACGACCGCCGCTTCAAGGACGCCGCCTGGAACGACAACCAGGTGTTCGACTACATCAAGCAATCCTACCTGCTGACCGCGCGCTGGATGCAGAACACCGTGCGCACGGTCGAGGGGCTCGACGACAAGACGGCGAAGAAGGTCGATTTCTACACCCGCCAGTTCGTCGATGCGATGGCGCCCAGCAATTTCGTCATGACCAATCCAGAAGTGCTGCGCACGACGATCGAGAGTCGCGGCGAAAACCTGGTCAAGGGGCTGGAGAATCTGCTCGAAGATCTGGAGCGCGGCAACGGCAAGCTCAAGATCTCGATGACCGACCAGGAAGCCTTCGAGATCGGCAAGAATGTGGCCGTGCAGCCGGGCAAGGTGGTGTTCCAGAACGAGTTGCTGCAGCTCATTCAATATGCGCCGACCACGGAGAAGGTCGCCAAGCGCCCGCTCCTCATCATCCCGCCCTGGATCAACAAATATTACATTCTCGACCTGAAGCCCCAGAACTCCTTCGTCAAATGGGCGGTCGACCAGGGGCAGACCGTGTTCATGATCTCCTGGGTCAATCCGGATGAGAAACTCGCCCAGAAATCCTTTGTCGATTACATGCTGCAAGGGCCGCTCGCCGCCATCGAAGCCATCACCAAGGGGCTTGGCGAGAAGAGCGTCAATGTCATCGGCTATTGCCTGGGCGGAACGCTGCTTTCCTGCCTGCTCTCCTATCTCGAGACGAAGAAGCGCTCGGACCTCATTGCCAGCGCCACCTTCCTCACCACGATGATCGATTTCGCGGAGGCAGGTGAGCTTTCCATCTTCATCGATGAAGAACAGCTCACGGCCCTTGAAGACAAGATGAACGAGCGTGGCTATCTCGAGGGGCATGAGATGGCGGCAACCTTCAACATGTTGCGCGCCAACGACCTGATCTGGTCTTTCGTCATCAACAACTACCTGCTCGGCAAGGAGCCTTTCCCGTTCGACCTGCTCTACTGGAATTCGGATTCCACGCGCATGCCGGCGGCGATGCACAGTTTCTATCTCAGAAACATGTACCAGAAAAACCTGCTGATACAGCCAGGCGGCATTGAGCTTGACGGGGTGAAGATCGACCTTACCAAGATTGCGCAGCCAAGCTTTGTGCTGGCAACGCGCGAGGATCATATCGCGCCCTGGGTTGCCGCCTATGCCGCGACGCAGACCTATAAGGGGCCGGTCACCTTCGTCCTGGCGGCATCGGGACATATCGCCGGGGTCGTCAACCCGCCCGCGTCCGGCAAATACAGCCACTGGATCGGCAAGAGCAACAAGAACTATCCGGCAAAACCTGAAGACTGGTTTCAGTCGGCCGATCAGCACCCCGGCTCGTGGTGGCCGGAATGGCAGAAGTGGATCAGCGGCTTCAGCGACGGTCAAGTCGATGCGCGCCAACCCGGCACCGGCAAGCTGAAGGCGATCGAGGACGCGCCGGGATCCTATGTGAAGGTGACCGCGCAGTAA
- a CDS encoding aquaporin translates to MNKLIAEFIGTLTLVLFGCGAAVLGGEHVGQLGIALAFGFAIVAMAYGIGPVSGCHVNPAVSLGAFIAGRMEAKDMVSYWVAQVLGAIAGALILMIIAGGADGGLGHNGWGPGYLGEFGLGQALVFEIVMTALFVIVILGSTGAGSSPGFAGLAIGITLAVIHIVGIQVTGVSVNPARSIGPAVFVGGQALAQLWLFIIAPAIGAVIGGLLFRLNVIKP, encoded by the coding sequence ATGAACAAGCTGATTGCCGAATTCATCGGTACATTGACGCTCGTCCTGTTCGGCTGCGGTGCCGCCGTGTTGGGCGGCGAGCATGTCGGGCAGTTGGGCATTGCCCTCGCTTTCGGTTTTGCGATCGTTGCCATGGCTTATGGCATCGGTCCGGTCTCCGGCTGCCATGTCAATCCGGCGGTCAGCCTCGGCGCCTTCATCGCCGGTCGCATGGAGGCCAAGGACATGGTCTCCTATTGGGTGGCGCAAGTGCTGGGTGCGATCGCGGGCGCCCTCATCCTCATGATCATTGCCGGCGGCGCCGATGGCGGACTGGGCCACAACGGCTGGGGCCCGGGTTATCTCGGCGAATTCGGCCTCGGCCAGGCCCTGGTATTCGAGATCGTGATGACGGCGCTGTTTGTGATCGTCATCCTGGGATCGACCGGCGCCGGCTCAAGTCCCGGCTTCGCGGGTCTTGCCATCGGCATCACGCTGGCCGTCATCCATATCGTCGGCATCCAGGTGACCGGTGTTTCGGTCAACCCGGCGCGCAGCATCGGCCCGGCAGTCTTCGTCGGTGGGCAGGCCCTGGCACAGCTCTGGTTGTTCATCATCGCCCCGGCCATCGGCGCCGTGATCGGCGGGCTCTTGTTCCGTTTGAATGTGATCAAGCCGTAG